GGCCGAAGAGCCGGAGTGTGGCTGAACGTTGGCGTAGTCGGCGCCGAACAGCTGCTTGGCGCGCTCGATGGCCAGGGCTTCCACCTTGTCGACGTGCTCGCAACCACCGTAGTAGCGCTTGCCCGGATAGCCCTCGGCGTACTTGTTGGTCAGGCCGCTGCCCTGGGCCTGCATCACGCGCTTGCTGGTGTAGTTCTCCGAGGCGATCAGCTCGATGTGATCTTCCTGGCGCTGTTCCTCGGCATTCATCGCCGCCAGCAGTGCGTCGTCATAACCCTGGATCTGGTCTTGCTTGCTGAACATCGTGTATCTCCCGGCAGCGATCGTTTCTTGTCTGGTGAGGGTTTTCCCACCCTTTGCAGCGATGGTATGACCGGGCACGGCGGCACAGATGCCTGCGCGCGCCTTGCAATGGCGCGTTTACGACATTCACCTGCAAGCGTCGCGTCGGCCTGTAGGAGCCAGCCTTGCTGGCGAATCGACCTAACTGCCATGGGCAAGGCTGCGCCTTGCATCGCCAGCAAGGCTGGCGCCTACCGGGAAGCATCGTGGCCTGTATAGGCAACCGCCAAATCGATGGTTTAGAGTGCGTGCCTGCGTCGTACAAAAGGACAGGCGTCATGACCGACAACAATCAACAATTCGCCAGCGACAACTACTCCGGCATCTGCCCCGAAGCCTGGGCGGCCATGGAAAAGGCCAACCACGGCCACCAACGCGCCTATGGCGACGACCAGTGGACCGAACGCGCCTCGGAATACTTCCGCAAGCTGTTCGAGACCGACTGCGAGGTGTTCTTCGCCTTCAACGGCACCGCCGCCAACTCCCTGGCCCTGGCCTCGCTGTGCCAGAGCTACCACAGCGTGATCTGCTCCGAGACCGCCCACGTCGAGACCGACGAATGCGGCGCGCCGGAGTTCTTCTCCAACGGCTCCAAGCTGCTGACCGCCGCCAGCGTCAACGGCAAGCTGACGCCTGAATCGATCCGCGAAGTGGCGCTCAAGCGCCAGGACATCCACTACCCCAAGCCCCGCGTGGTGACCATCACCCAGGCCACCGAAGTAGGTACCGTGTATCGCCCTGAAGAGCTCAAGGCGATCAGCGCCACCTGCAAGGAGCTGGGCCTGAACTTGCACATGGACGGCGCGCGCTTCACCAACGCCTGTTCGTTCCTCGGCTGCTCGCCGGCCGAGCTGACCTGGAAGGCCGGGGTCGATGTGCTGTGCTTCGGTGGCACCAAGAACGGCATGGCGGTGGGCGAAGCGATCCTGTTCTTCAATCGCGACTTGGCCGACGATTTCGACTACCGCTGCAAGCAGGCCGGGCAGCTGGCGTCGAAAATGCGCTTCTTGTCGGCACCGTGGGTGGGGCTGCTGGAAGACGGCGCCTGGCTGCGCCATGGCAAGCATGCCAACCACTGCGCGCAATTGCTGGCGTCGTTGGTGAGTGACTTGCCGGGTGTGGAACTGATGTTCCCGGTGGAAGCCAACGGGGTGTTCCTGCAGATGCCGGAGCATGCGCTGGAGGCCCTGCGTAACAAGGGCTGGCGCTTCTACACCTTCATCGGTAGCGGCGGCGCGCGGTTCATGTGTTCTTGGGATACACAGGAATCGCGGGTGCGTGAGCTGGCGGCGGATATCCGCGCGATCTTCGGCGCCTGACCGACAGCATTCGCCGGCAAGCCGGCTCCTACGGGAGCTGGCTTGCCGGCAAAGCGATCTAGAGCCTGAAGCCGCCCATCTGCCGCGCCAGGTCATCGGCCAACCCACGCAACGCCTGGCACTCCTCGCGACACCCCTGCACTTCACTGGCCGTCTGTCGCGCCAGGTCGGAAATCCCCTGCACGTTGCGGTTGATCTCCTCGGTCACCGCCGACTGTTCCTCGGTCGCCGTCGCCACCTGGTGGTTCATGTCGCTGATGCGTTCGACCTGGTCGGTGATCGCCCCCAGCGAGGTGCCCGTACGCTGGCTTGATTCGACACCGCTACCGGTCGCCTGCTGCCCCGCCTGCATCGACGCCACGGCGGTGCCCGCGCCCTGCTTGAGACGGTGAATCATCTGCTGCACCTCGTCGGTGGACACCTGGGTGCGCCGCGCCAGGGTGCGCACTTCGTCGGCGACCACGGCGAAACCACGCCCCATCTCGCCCGCCCGAGCAGCCTCGATGGCAGCATTGAGCGCCAGCAGGTTGGTCTGTTCGGAAATACTGCGGATCACCGCCAAAACTTCATCGATCGAGGCGACTTCGTCGGCCAGTTGCGTGACCGCCTCGGCGGCACGGCCGATCTCGCCGGACATGCCCTCGATACCGTGGATCGAACGACGTACCACCTCCCGCGCCTGCAACGCCTCGTCGCGCGCCGACTGGGAAGCCTGCGCGGCGGCGCCGGCATTCTGGGCGATGTCCTGCACGGTCAGGCCCATTTCATGAACGGCAGTGGCGACCATCTCGGTCATTTCCTGCTGCCGCCCGGAGCGATCAGCGGTGTTATCCACAACCTGGGTGACCTGCTCTACCGACAGGTGCAGGCGCTCGGTGGTGCGCAGCACTTCGCCGATCAGGCCGCGTTGGCTGTCGAGGAAACGGTTGAAGCCCCGCGCCAGGTCACCCAGTTCATCCTGGCGCGAGTCGTCGAGGCGATGGCTGAGGTCGCCTCCACCACTGCCGATCTGCACCAACGCCGCGGTGACCTGGCGAATCGGCCGCACCAGCCCGCGCGCCAGCAGCACCACCAGCAACAGCGACACCAGGGCAACCGCACCGCCGATCAGGCTGGTCAGCCAGACGGCGTGATGCATCTGGGCATAGATCTCGGCCTCCGGCACCTCGGCGACCAGGGTCCAGTTCAGATCGCGCAGGGGCAGGCCCAGTGCCAGATAACGCTCACCGTCACGGTTGAAGCGGGTGCTGCGCAATCCAGCGGCGCCGCTCATCACAGCCTTGGCCGCTTCCGCGTCCAGTTGCTCGGCCAGTTGGCGCTTGCCGCTGAACTGCTGGTCGGGATGCACCTGGATCAGGCCATCGTTGCGCACCAGGAACACCTTGCCATGCTCGCCGAAGCTGAAATCATGGATTAGCTTCGACAGTTCAGTCATGCGCAGGCCCATGCCGGCCACGCCGACCAGCTGGCCAGCCTTTTCCACCCGGTAGTCGATGAACAGCGCCAGTTCACCCGTGGAACCGTCGATGTCGATGTTGATCAGGCGCTCGGCGCCACTGTCGATGTAGCCGTAGAACCACTTGTCCTTGGGGTTGGCGCGGCTGAGGGTGCGGTCCAGGCCCTTCTCGTTGTAGTAGTGGCCGGTGCTGGTGGAGGCGAACAGGGTGGTGAAAGCCTTGTTGCGCTGCTTGGCGGCCTCGAGGTATTCGATGAAGCGTGGCAGCTCGGCGGGGTTTTCCCCGGCCGCCAGCCAGTCACGCAGCAGGGTGTTGCCGGCGATGTCCGCCGCCGCCACCAGCGGCTGGCCGAGCATACGCTCGATATCGTTGCGAATCGCCTCGACACTGGCCGGCAGCGCCGTGTCGACCAGGTAGCGCTCGGTGAGGCGGTTGACCGCCACCGTGTAGATCGCCACCACCACCAGGATGCTCGCCAGCAGGGCGCCGCCCATGCTCGCGATCAGTTGCCACTGGATACTCCGCCGCCAGATGCGCATGCCAATCTTCCCCGCCAATTATTGTTTTTGGGAAAGTGTATACACTCAAGTATCCGATCAATCCACAGATATTGAACAATACAAATACCCCCTGTAGGAGCCGGCTTGCCGGCGAACGCGTCGGTGACTTCACCGCATGGTTCGCCGGCAAGCCGGCTCCTACAGGGGGTTGCGCAATCTGTTGTTATTGGTCGCCGATGGTCCGGCTGATGGCGTCGACGGTGGCGTCGATCTGCGCCTGGGTGCGCTCGAGGGTGCGGTCGTGCTCGCGCTGCAACTCGATCTGCTTGGAGCACAGGTTCAGGGCGGCCAGCACCAGCAGCTTGTCACCAATCAGGGTCGGGAACTGGCGCTTGGTTTCGGCCAGGGCGACATTGAGCATGCGCACGGCCTGGTTCAGGGTGTCTTCCTGGCCCTCGGGGGCCTTCAGCGAATAGTCGTTGCCGAGGATCGACACGACATTGATCGGCTGTTCTGGCCGTCTCATGCGTTCACGACACCCGCGCTGGCGCGCTCGACCAGGGCCTGGATGCGTGCGGCGGTGGCGCCGTGCTTCTCTTCCTGTTCCATCAGCGACAACTGCAGGCTGTCGTTCTCTTCCTTGGCCTGGGCCAGTTCCTGGCTGAGGCTGGCGTTCTGCTCGGCCAGTTGCGCGTTCTTGTGCATCAGGTCGCTGACCAGTTGCTCGAGTTGATTCAGGGAAGTTTCCAACATGCGTCTATCTCGGGTTGTTGCAAAGGGCGCACACGATAAGGAAAAACCTGCGCCCCCGCCATTAAATATCGGATTCAAAAGGTTTTTGCCAGGTTCAGGTTGACCCGGGATCCGCCCCCTTGTTCCAACCTGGATCAACCGCTGGTCAGGAAAATAGTTAGCTGCCTCACAATTTCTGCATTTCGGACTCAAGACTGGCCAGTCACGACCGATAGGCAGGCAGGTCTTCTTCCGTCGCATGGATCGCGGCACCTCTTCTGCCTTGGGAACTGCCTCCATGTCCTTACGCAATATGAATATCGCGCCGCGCGCGCTGCTCGGGTTCGCCGTGATCGGCCTGCTGATGCTGGGCCTCGGCGTCTTCTCGCTGATCCAGATGGGCAACATCCGCCAGGCCGGCGTGACCATCGAGGAAGTCAGCGTACCCAGCATCAAGACCCTCGACGAGCTGACCGCGCTCAACCTGCGCCTGCGCACCCTGTCCTATCGCCTGCTGCTCAATCGCGAACCGGCCACCCAGCAGGACACCCTGCGCCTGCTGGACGAGCGCAACGCGCAGATCGACAAGGCCCGCCGCGCCTACGAGCCGCTGGTGACCGCCGCCGACGAGAAGGCCGCCTTCGACCAGTACGGCCTGCTGCTCAACCAGTACCGCCAGCTCGAGGCACGCATGCGCACGCTGAGCCAGGCCGGCGACCTGGACGCCCTGCGCGACCTGCTCAACCGCGACCTGCTGGACAACTCCGAGCAGATCAACAAGATCATGGACACCCTGGTGCGCATCAACACCGACCAGACCAGCGCCACCAACGACCAGGCCGCCGCCCAGTACAGCGGCGCCTTCGGCCTGGTGATCAGCCTGCTGGTGGCCGCCACGGTGCTGACCCTGCTGTTCGCCTTCCTGCTCACCCGCAGCATCGTCAAGCCCATCGACGAAGCGCTGAAGTCCGCCGAGCAGATCGCCGAGGGCGACCTCACCCACCACATCGACGCCGAAGGCACCGACGAGGCCGCGCGCCTGCTCAAGGCCATGGCCAAGATGCAGGACAAGCTGCGCGACACCCTGCAGCTGATCGCCGGCTCCGCCACCCAGCTGGCCTCGGCCGCCGAAGAGCTCAACAGCGTCACCGACGAGAGCGCCCGTGGTCTGCAGCAGCAGAACAACGAGATCGAGCAGGCCGCCACCGCCGTCACCGAAATGACCAGCGCGGTCGAGGAAGTGGCGCGCAACGCGGTGAGCACCTCGGAAGCCTCCAGCGAAGCCAGCCGTTCGGCCGGCGATGGTCGTGACCTGGTGATGGAGACCGTGGGTGCCATCGAGCGCATGAGCGGCGACGTGCAGGCCACCGCCAAGCTGATCACCCACCTGGCCGAGCAATCGCGCGATATCGGCAAGGTCCTCGACGTGATCCGTGGCCTGGCCGACCAGACCAACCTGCTGGCGCTCAACGCCGCCATCGAGGCCGCCCGTGCCGGTGAGGCTGGCCGTGGCTTCGCCGTGGTCGCCGACGAAGTACGCGCCCTGGCGCATCGCACCCAGCAGTCCACCAGCGAGATCGAGCGGATGATCGGCAGCATCCAGGGTGGCACCGAGCAGGCCGTGGACTCGATGCGCACCAGCACCGAGCGCGCCGAGTCGACCCTGAACATCGCCCGTGGCGCGGGCCTGGCGCTGGACACCATCGCCGGCGCGGTGGCGCAGATCAACGAGCGCAACCTGGTGATCGCCAGCGCCGCCGAAGAGCAGGCTCAGGTGGCCCGCGAGGTGGACCGCAACCTGGTGAACATCAACGACCTGTCGGTGCAGAGCGCCACCGGGGCGAACCAGACCAGCGCGGCGAGCGCCGAGCTGTCGCGCCTGGCGGTGGACCTGAGCAGCCTGGTGGCCCGCTTCCGCACCTGAAAGCATTCGCCGGCAAGCCGGCTCCTACACCCGTAGGAGCCGGCTTGCCGGCGAATGGCTCAATACTCGATCCGCACATCCCCTTTCGGCACGCTGCAGCACGACAAGATGTAGCCCTCAGCTTCATCCTCCTCGGTGATCCCGCCGTTGTGCTCCATCTCCACCTCACCACCCAGCTTGAGCACCTTGCAGGTGCCGCAGATGCCCATCCCGCAAGCCTTGGGAATCATCAGCCCGACCTTGGCCGCCGCCGCATGCACGGTCTCGCCCGGGGCCACGCGGATGCTCTTGTCGCTGCCGACGAACTCCACCAGGTTGAGATCGGCCACATCCAATTCCGGTGCATCAGCGGCCTGCTCGGCGTGCTCCACCGCATCGGCCTTGGCCTCTGGCGGCGTCGCGCCGAACGATTCCTCGTGGTAGTTCTTCATGTCGAAACCGACGGCTTCGAGCATGCGCTTGACCGCGCTCATGTAGGGCGTCGGGCCGCAGCAGAAGATGGTGCGCTCCAGGTAGTCTGGGGCGATCAGCTCCATCAACCGCTGGTTCAGGTAGCCGCGGTAACCCGCCCACGGCTCGCCCAGCCCGTGTTTCTCGCAAATGATGTGCAGGCTGAAGTTGGGGATGCGCGAAGCCATCTGTTCCAGCTCGCGGTGGTAGATGATGTCCTTCGGTGAACGGGCGCTGTGCACGAACACCATGTCGACGTTGGCGTTGGTGTCGTAGAACCAGCGCGCCATGGACATGACCGGCGTGATACCCACGCCGCCAGAGAGGTACAGGACCTTGGGCGCCGGGAAGTCGATGGCGTTGAACAGCCCCACCGGCCCGTGCACCGGCAGTTCGGCGCCTTCGTGCATGGTGTCGTGGAGGAAGTTCGACACCAGCCCGCCCGGCACGCGCTTGACGGTGATGGAGAAGCTGTAGGGTACCGAGGGCGAGCTGGAGATGGTGTACGAACGCATCACCGGCTTGCCTTCGATCTCCAGCTCCAGCGTCACGAACTGCCCGGGCTTGAAGAAGAACATGATCGGCTGGTCGGCCATGAAGCAGAAGGTGCGCACGTCCCAGGTCTCCTGGATGACCTTGACGCAGCGCACGATGTGGCGGCCATTGGCCCAGGTCTGGGTGGTGACCGGATTGAGGAAGGTATCGGACATGTTCATCTCCAGCAGCCGACTGTCGGCCATTCTTATGGCTCCGATAATGCGCAAGCCGGGGGCTGTGTACATTCCCATCCGCGACATCGGCGTGCTTATCGCGACCAGCCCCGCGCTACAAGGGTTGGCGCGTCGGAATTCGATTCGGCCATGTCGCCCGTGGACATGGCCGTTTCCCGGCTCGAACGCACACTCCGGCAAAAGAACAGGTTGTTTATCCACAGCAGCCTTGCGGCATAAAAACAACGAAACGATTAGCCACCTTTCGCCGGCCGACCACGGCCCTGAGGACCACACGATGGACGTCACCGCAACCCTGAGCCTGGGCGATCCACTGGAACCTGCACGCAAGGCCACCGCCGAGATGCTGCAGACCCGCGAGCGCACCTACTCGCTGCCGCAACCGTTCTACAGCGACGAACGCCTGTTCCAGATCGACATGCAGGAGATCTTCCACAAGGAGTGGCTGATCGCCGGCCTGGTGTGCGAGATCCCGGCCAAGGGCAACTACATCACCCTGCAGATCGGCAAGAACCCGATCATCGTGGTGCGTGGCGCGGAAGGTAAGGTGCATGCCTTCCACAACGTCTGCCGCCACCGCGGCTCGCGCCTGTGCGTCAGTGAAAAGGGCAAGGTGGCCAAGCTGGTGTGCCCGTACCACCAGTGGACCTACGAGCTCGACGGCCGCCTGCTGTTCGCCGGCACCGAGATGGGCGCCGACTTCGACATGAACCAGTACGGCCTCAAGCCTGTGAACGTGAAGGTGGCCGGTGGCTACATCTTCATCAGCCTGGCCGAGAACCCGCCGGCCATCGACGAGTTCCTGGCAACGCTCGACCACTACATGGAACCGTACGACATGGAGAACACCAAGGTGGCGGTGCAGACCACCTTGATGGAAAAGGCCAACTGGAAGCTGGTGCTGGA
This genomic stretch from Pseudomonas entomophila L48 harbors:
- a CDS encoding threonine aldolase family protein, whose amino-acid sequence is MTDNNQQFASDNYSGICPEAWAAMEKANHGHQRAYGDDQWTERASEYFRKLFETDCEVFFAFNGTAANSLALASLCQSYHSVICSETAHVETDECGAPEFFSNGSKLLTAASVNGKLTPESIREVALKRQDIHYPKPRVVTITQATEVGTVYRPEELKAISATCKELGLNLHMDGARFTNACSFLGCSPAELTWKAGVDVLCFGGTKNGMAVGEAILFFNRDLADDFDYRCKQAGQLASKMRFLSAPWVGLLEDGAWLRHGKHANHCAQLLASLVSDLPGVELMFPVEANGVFLQMPEHALEALRNKGWRFYTFIGSGGARFMCSWDTQESRVRELAADIRAIFGA
- a CDS encoding methyl-accepting chemotaxis protein, producing MTEMVATAVHEMGLTVQDIAQNAGAAAQASQSARDEALQAREVVRRSIHGIEGMSGEIGRAAEAVTQLADEVASIDEVLAVIRSISEQTNLLALNAAIEAARAGEMGRGFAVVADEVRTLARRTQVSTDEVQQMIHRLKQGAGTAVASMQAGQQATGSGVESSQRTGTSLGAITDQVERISDMNHQVATATEEQSAVTEEINRNVQGISDLARQTASEVQGCREECQALRGLADDLARQMGGFRL
- a CDS encoding cell division protein ZapA, whose protein sequence is MRRPEQPINVVSILGNDYSLKAPEGQEDTLNQAVRMLNVALAETKRQFPTLIGDKLLVLAALNLCSKQIELQREHDRTLERTQAQIDATVDAISRTIGDQ
- a CDS encoding methyl-accepting chemotaxis protein encodes the protein MQDKLRDTLQLIAGSATQLASAAEELNSVTDESARGLQQQNNEIEQAATAVTEMTSAVEEVARNAVSTSEASSEASRSAGDGRDLVMETVGAIERMSGDVQATAKLITHLAEQSRDIGKVLDVIRGLADQTNLLALNAAIEAARAGEAGRGFAVVADEVRALAHRTQQSTSEIERMIGSIQGGTEQAVDSMRTSTERAESTLNIARGAGLALDTIAGAVAQINERNLVIASAAEEQAQVAREVDRNLVNINDLSVQSATGANQTSAASAELSRLAVDLSSLVARFRT
- the gbcB gene encoding glycine-betaine demethylase subunit GbcB — protein: MSDTFLNPVTTQTWANGRHIVRCVKVIQETWDVRTFCFMADQPIMFFFKPGQFVTLELEIEGKPVMRSYTISSSPSVPYSFSITVKRVPGGLVSNFLHDTMHEGAELPVHGPVGLFNAIDFPAPKVLYLSGGVGITPVMSMARWFYDTNANVDMVFVHSARSPKDIIYHRELEQMASRIPNFSLHIICEKHGLGEPWAGYRGYLNQRLMELIAPDYLERTIFCCGPTPYMSAVKRMLEAVGFDMKNYHEESFGATPPEAKADAVEHAEQAADAPELDVADLNLVEFVGSDKSIRVAPGETVHAAAAKVGLMIPKACGMGICGTCKVLKLGGEVEMEHNGGITEEDEAEGYILSCCSVPKGDVRIEY